One Candidatus Ornithobacterium hominis genomic region harbors:
- a CDS encoding YkvA family protein, with the protein MSRSRLLYQIWRNRKDMDSNLIKSRLQALSRMIPLIYKGEYKPKSNINIIIGVVATLYAVSPLDFIPEIVAGPFGLLDDFFILGYGLKRINAEIENFLAWEDQQKKIILQH; encoded by the coding sequence ATGAGTAGAAGTAGATTATTATACCAAATTTGGAGAAATAGAAAAGATATGGACTCAAACCTTATCAAAAGCCGATTACAAGCATTGTCTCGCATGATACCTTTAATTTATAAAGGCGAGTACAAGCCCAAAAGTAATATAAACATCATTATAGGAGTTGTAGCGACTTTGTATGCAGTTTCTCCATTGGATTTTATTCCTGAAATTGTAGCAGGACCTTTTGGTCTACTTGATGATTTTTTCATTTTAGGCTATGGGTTGAAGCGAATTAACGCTGAAATAGAAAATTTCTTGGCGTGGGAAGATCAACAGAAAAAAATTATTCTTCAGCATTAA